One genomic window of Euleptes europaea isolate rEulEur1 chromosome 8, rEulEur1.hap1, whole genome shotgun sequence includes the following:
- the LRRC14 gene encoding leucine-rich repeat-containing protein 14, with protein sequence MNSLVFLCAQKVVCHHATLHGALDFLPKELYPVLFKAAFMDKKIHALQDLVQTWPFPVLSFQKLLRKCQHCERALIRERPNRLCVQTIILGVETYLIKMLEDRHRSKSKGQRLQILDMTGLQDEGQGPESMSLWSRTVTLAKACLDISKQQSKCMKRASKRRKGPYNNSVVLPPPQPIFVDVWVDLFVNSTSYGVLKDALQINSNNALRLRCRDFRAEELSIASTVGLLEFLDPVGVRQVDLRFNNLGLSGLRVVLPHLAKFTKLASLKLPYSNIDVRRLTVGMEGSLQYFATQLSRLACLKELNLGSSRLSGKLTQLLGDLQNPLESLELAFCYLLPNDLAYLSQSLHTPALKKLDLSGNNLSDCLLQPFQVLLTEASGTLMHLDIMESRLMDTHLSTLLPALCRCSRLRYLGVFGNPISTKGLKNLLHRTVGLSDLKLVIYPYPVDCYGEDLPWPPTSSNLLNGLVDEEKFSRVNNELQQMLLSANRADAVWTTNLCRHNSLDYFSL encoded by the exons ATGAACTCCCTGGTGTTCCTCTGTGCGCAGAAGGTCGTATGCCACCATGCCACCCTGCATGGCGCCTTAGATTTCCTCCCAAAGGAGCTCTACCCAGTCTTGTTCAAAGCAGCCTTCATGGACAAGAAAATTCATGCGTTGCAGGACTTAGTGCAGACCTGGCCGTTCCCAGTCCTCAGTTTTCAGAAGCTCTTACGGAAATGTCAGCATTGCGAGCGCGCCCTGATCCGGGAGAGGCCCAACAGGCTCTGCGTTCAGACgattattttgggggtggagacctATCTGATTAAGATGCTAGAAGATCGACACCGCAGTAAGAG caaggGCCAGCGGCTGCAAATCCTAGACATGACGGGCCTCCAGGACGAAGGGCAGGGCCCGGAAAGCATGAGCCTCTGGTCCAGGACGGTCACCCTGGCCAAAGCTTGCCTGGACATCTCCAAGCAGCAGAGCAAGTGTATGAAGCGGGCCTCCAAGAGGAGGAAAGGCCCCTACAACAACTCCGTGGTGCTGCCGCCCCCTCAGCCCATCTTCGTGGACGTCTGGGTGGACCTCTTTGTGAACAGCACTTCCTACGGGGTCCTGAAAGATGCCTTGCAGATCAACAGCAATAATGCGCTGCGCCTGAGGTGCCGGGACTTCCGGGCGGAGGAGCTTTCCATCGCCAGCACCGTGGGGCTGCTGGAGTTCCTGGACCCGGTTGGCGTCCGGCAGGTGGACCTGCGCTTCAACAATCTGGGGCTCTCCGGCTTGAGGGTGGTCCTCCCCCACCTGGCCAAGTTCACCAAGCTGGCCAGTTTGAAACTGCCCTACAGCAACATCGACGTCCGGCGTCTAACGGTGGGCATGGAAGGGAGCCTGCAGTATTTTGCCACCCAGCTCAGCCGCCTGGCATGCCTCAAGGAGCTGAACCTGGGATCCTCCAGACTGTCGGGCAAGCTAACCCAGCTGCTGGG AGACTTGCAGAATCCCTTGGAGAGCCTGGAGCTGGCCTTCTGCTACCTCCTGCCAAACGACCTTGCCTATCTTTCCCAAAGCCTCCACACTCCCGCCCTGAAGAAACTGGACCTCAGCGGCAACAACCTCTCCGACTgcctccttcagcctttccaggTTCTCCTGACCGAGGCCTCGGGCACTCTGATGCACCTGGACATCATGGAGAGCCGCCTAATGGACACCCACCTGAGCACACTTCTCCCCGCCCTGTGCCGGTGCTCGCGGCTTCGCTACCTGGGAGTCTTCGGCAACCCCATTTCCACCAAAGGGCTGAAGAACCTGCTCCACAGGACAGTCGGGCTCTCGGACTTGAAGCTGGTCATCTACCCTTACCCCGTGGACTGCTATGGGGAGGACCTGCCCTGGCCCCCCACCTCCTCGAACCTGCTCAACGGCTTGGTGGACGAGGAGAAGTTTTCTCGGGTCAACAACGAGCTCCAGCAGATGCTGCTGAGCGCCAACCGGGCCGACGCCGTCTGGACCACGAACCTTTGCCGGCACAACAGCCTGGACTATTTCAGTTTGTAG